A region of the Salvia splendens isolate huo1 chromosome 11, SspV2, whole genome shotgun sequence genome:
TATTTAAGACGATTATGTATGGTGTCTATGGCGTGATTACTAATTAAGTTCATTAAAGGCCTAAACTTTTAAACTAATTTTGCTCTCAGCTAATTCTTCCTTTTATCTAGAATGATACAATGAGCTCTTGTACCTTTCAACATAAATAAGTTGGTGGGAAAATGACTAATTAATTCGGACAAAATGCAGAAAAACATTTTCTAATAATAAGACATGTGTTCAAGAATTAGGCAAGATATTGAATCCTAGGAACCGTAATAATTCCTCTATTTGTTGAATTTTAGCTGCTGTAAAATTGTGGTCTGACATAAAAATGATGCTAGTCTATCATCATTATTAATCATGATGATGCCTTGAATAAAGGAAGGAACCATccaaataagagagagagaaagaggggtaAAAAGGTGGGCAGGCCAAcattagaaaataaattaaagcttcagggcattagcaatggggcgccctaaggcgcgccctatggcgcgccacgtcagcagttttatcctcctacctcctcacctgcagtggggcgccctaagacgcgccctaaggcgcgccctatggcgcgccacatcatcatttttttaatatttattacaaaactcatacgaatttaacaaaattaatacattaaaatacgaatttcaaaaacttcatttcattgaataaaattaatacattacaatgcgaattaaaaaaacgcGAACTCAACAACGGCGGTtgcgagcccacacttcttcgatcatgtcgttcatgagctgcgcatgatcctgttggttgcgcattgaggcctgtctagatagaacctcgttgaagcctaacggtaaccctctatcgggtggcTCGGTCGACGCGCCGGCCAAACTAGATGCACGatcatcttcattccaatcggtgatgcttccgccttcattctcgactatcatgttgtgcatgattatgcacgcatatatgacatcggcgatgacatccttgaaccagaaacgagccggccctttcacaattgcccaccgtgattggagcacgcCGAATgtccgctcgacatccttcctcgccgactcctgcttttgcgcaaataaaaccctcttctcaccaattgggcagctaaccgtcttcacaaaaacaggccaccgtggatagatgccatcggccaagtagtaccccatatggtattggcgtctgttggcagtgaactcgatggccgggccatTGCCATTACATTgatcggtgaagagggtggacgagttgaggacgttaatgtcgttgttcgacccggctacgccgaagtaagcatgccagatccatagccgatggtcagcgacggcttcgaggaccatcgtcgggtggctgcccttgtatccacttgtgaactggcctctccacgccgtcggacaattcttccactgccagtgcatacagtcgatgctcccgagcatcccaggaaacccgtgcgccgtctcgtgcatctgcatcagaccctggcaatcagtggcagtcggcttgcgcaaatatgtgtcgccataagcctctactatcccccggcaaaagcgcttcagacaatcgcggcctgtagaatccccgcagtggaggtactcgtcgaaaaggtccgccgtggtgccataggccaactgacggagtgcaaccgtgcacttttgcaatggtgtaaggccgggtttgccgatgccgtcctcccgaaacgtgaagaattcatcacgtgaagacaatgtccgaacaatgctgagaaacaGGTACCGCGACATTCTAAATCGGCGCCGAAAAACAGCCGGGCCCCATCGCGGTTGATCGGCAAagtagtcttcaaccagacgtgtGTGAGCTTccgcgtggtcgcgtcggatatacgacctatgtcgaataggtctatggacttgctcagaggccgctgccgctgccgccTGGCGCTGCATCAACGCATAGCAATGCGTCATCGCCGTTTCAACGACTGCATTTAATGCTATATCTATGCTATTACTGGACTCATCAgaggaactagaactattggtgtcgtcgccggGATTCATATTGGTTGGATttgtgagagagaatatgtagaGGTATGCACAAATGAATGACAAACGCTCTTTAAATAGAAaaccaaaccgcgtgccatcgtccgcgacctatcgtccgtgtacgccacaatggggaggacgatggcgcggacgatgcctatcgtccgcggccatcgtccgtgtacgccacaatggggaggacgatggcgcggacgataggcatcgggcgcgccatcctccgcgcccttagtatcggccgcgacgatcgtccgcgacctatcgtccgtatccgcaatgggcgcggacgatcgatggcgcggacgatgcgcgccatcgggcgtgccatcgtccgcccattgcggatggcctcaACCTTTTGCAAGCAAGAACCTGATTCATAGTTCCCCACACACCTTGGTAAAAAGTTGTGGGCAGTTTGCCAATTTTCAAAGATTAACGGCTGCGATAAAATTAAAGGGTGTTGCTGCTATGGGGGAAAGAAATATGTTGTTGAGCACCAAGAAAGAGGGTGGATGAAGGACTAGAAAGAGAAGCTTTTGTAGGctcttctcttttcttctcttctcACATAtgcttagagagagagaggagacaaGGGAGTactgtgtattttttgttttcttattttagtTGTTGCAGCTTTGTGGAAGGCTTCTGAAGATAGGAGCAGCAGTTAAGGTGATGAGAAATTAggaatctttaattaattgcATGTGTTGTTGATGCATATGATCTCTTGGGATTAGGCCTGTTTTTGTGGAAAACAGGAAAGAActgatttttaaatttctttactTCTTTTCAtgtatagattttttatttttcttgctTCTTGATTTTTGCTCCTGTTTCACTACCTCACTCTTGAATTGaactactttttctttccaaATAAACCATGAGTGGAGGCTGCTGCCAAATTAGGTAGATCGAATTTATGGGCGGGGAATTGTATGGGTGTTTAGGGATTTGGTGTAGGCTTGGAAAATTTTGGCATTTAAGATGTATGGTTGTAGTTTGTTGAGTTCTTGACTTTGGAGGGTTCTGTAACACTCCAGAATGCCTTCAAATATCTTCCCTGTTATAGAATTTCTCTTTAGATATGTACTTAATCATATCACAAACCAAGATATCAGCTGTAAATCTTGTGTGGATATTATATTAAATGCTTCAACCTAAATTCGTAGAATTAGATTGTGTGTAATTGGGCGTTTTTGACCATGCTTGACGACTTAGGACTTAGCGTGGTTCATAAAGACCAAGACACAACCCATAATTTCACCCCTCGTGCTTACTTTTCTTGCACCGGTCTTTGGGGCGAGGTCCCGGGTTGACTTATTATTCACAGTGGCCTTGAAATTGGGTGTGAGGGGTTTGAGAATTCGAGCTTGGTTTAATAACATGGATGGGAAATGGAGGCTGTGTGTATAACTTTCGTGAAAAGAGTTGGATAATTCTTCAAGTTGATGTTAGACTTGTACCTTTGCAAAAGATCTTCCTTTGTGACTTGTTGCTCATTCCCATTTTGTGCACTTTATTAGATGttagtgtttgttttttttaagacCTTGAATGCATGATAAGTTGTGCTTCGTAGTAGTATGCTATGACATCGTGTTTGTCATTTAGCTCGATAGCAGAACATGGCCATATGTCTTGGATTGCTAACTCGAAACACATGCAGGTTTTTGTGGGAGAAACAGTAATGCTGAGAATATGGGGAAGAAGGGAAGCTGGTTTTCAGCAATCAAAAGGGTTTTCACTAACAACTCAAAGGAAAAGCGAGCCGATGTAAGTCATTCTATTAACCATAACAAAGTGATGCTACTTTTTAGATGATGAATGAATGGgctctcttttttttgtggttgttgactTAGGCATGCCCAATTTCTTAATATCCTCCTGCTTCCTTTCTGTAGTAATTGATGTAATTCTAGGAAGGGCATATGTTTCTCGTAAGTTTCAAACTAACCTTGTGATTATGTTGGAGCTTTAAAAATCACATTGTGCCCTGCATTTGTGATTTACTTCTGTGGATCACTAAACCATTTGGTCTTCCCACAAATATTTCAATGCATTTCGCCAGAGAATATATATGTTTAGAAGTTTAATGTGTTAAATTTAAAGCTAGCTTTAAAATTTCGTCcaattttatactatttcaGGGACCTGACAAGAAGAGCAGCAGCAAGGAAAAGAAGAAGGGTAAGGGAATTTTAAGGCATGGAGATACCAAGTCGTTTATTCCCCGGTTCAGAGAGCCAAGCAGCATCGAGAAAATATTAGGGGAAGCTGATCAGCTACTGATTAGGCCTCCTCCTACATCTTCTCAACTCCCAAAATCGCCTCCTGCTCTGCCTGTAAGGCCAGTCTCACCCCGGCCTGCTTCACCTGAACCTACTTCTCATAGAGCTTCTTCCCCTAAATCTTATTCTCCAAGAGCTCCTTCTCCGAGGGTTACTTCCCCAAAGGCTACTCCTCGAGAGACACTCTCCACTGGGGCCGTTCCTCCCAAGGCTGCTCCTCGAGAGACATTCTCCACTGGGGCCGCCGTTTCTCCCAAGGCTGCTCCTCGAGAGACATTCTCCACTGTGGCCGCCGTTTCTCCCAAGGCTGCTCCTCGAGAAACACTCTCCACTGGGGTCTCCGTTTCTCCCAAGGCTGCTTCTTCCAAGGCTGCTGCTCCTTTCAAGGCTGCTGCTCCTAAATCAACTCAAAGCAGAAAGGAAATCAGGCATGTACAGAAGCCAGAACCGACTTTAAGAGACCAGCAACTTTCAGCCACAAAAATCCAGGCAGCGTATAGAGGTTACCTGGTAATGTTCTCACTCCCTAAGAAGGTTGCTGATAGAATGTTTTTCTGTCCCTCGCGTGTTTGTGATTGACTCAATAGTATGCTTGAATATGACAGGCAAGGCGGAGTTTCCGAGCCTTGAAGGGCTTAGTGAGGCTTCAAGTAGTGGTGAAAGGGCAGAATGTAAGGCGGCAGACGGTGAATGCCATGAAACAAATGCAGCTTTTGGTCAGAGTTCAAACACAAATCCAGTCACGGAGGATCCAAATGTTAGAGAACCAGGCACTCCAGGACCACGTGTATAAGAGTAACAAGGATGCTGAGAGTACCCTGAGCAAATGGACCTTGAACCAGATGGTGAGTTCTTTTCTGGATATCATTTTGAATGTTCACCATCTTTAACATGTAGTTTGATATCATCTTCTCACTGTGTATAATGTTGGTGCAGTCTGAGGCCGGTCAAAATGAAGATTGGGACGATAGCAGGCTAACAAAGGAGGAAGTAGAAGCAAGGACGCGGAAGCGAGTGGAGGCTGTCATTAAAAGAGAGAGAGCAATGGCCTATGCGTACTCTAACCAGGTAAACAAGTCGCCCTTTTTGTCATTAAAGGAGAGAGAGCAAGGATTTACGAATAAGATTTGAAAATGCTAGATTTATTAGATGTTTGACTGGTTTTACTTCTCTTATTATCTATTACAACAGCTCTGGAAAGCCAAtccaaaatcaactccaaattCTTCTGGTGTCCGATCCAACGGATTCCCTTGGTGGTGGAACTGGTTAGAACGTCAGCTACCTCAAGCTGGTAGTTCGCAGAGTCAAGCTGCATCAAGGAGCATCTCGTTAACCCCTTCGAGGGCCGTTTCAGAGTTCAAGCCAAGCCCTCAGCTTCACCCAAGTAGTACTAGGCTCGGAAACCTCATGTTCGACAACCACGAATCTGTAACGCCACGATCATCCAGGTCAACAGTCCCTGTCCGGGCAAAATACTTTCAGACCACCCCAGGCAGGAGTCCTCTTGCAAGCAGCTCGAGCTATACCAAGTTCTCGAAACCAAAAGGAGGTGCAACTAATTCAGCTTACGATACTCCTATGAAAGATGACGACAGTCTGGTGAGTTGCCCCCCGTTCTCCGTTCCCAATTACATGACGCCTACTGTCTCGGCCAAAGCCAAAGCGAGAGCATACAGTAACCCGAGGGAGAGGTTCCCGGGGACTCCAGGAAGCAGCGACTCCAAGAGAAGGTTCTCGTTTCCTTTGACTCCGAATGCTGGTTCGTTCAAGTGGAACAAAGGGTCTAACAGGGATTCGGCATCGCAAGTGGGAACTGAGAAACAGGAGGATGCCCGCTCCATCGGAGATTTCAGCGTGAATTCAACGGTTTCTATGCCTGCAGGTTTAGTTGGGAGAAAGCCGTTTAACAGATTTGTGTGATTTTTGTGTATGTTTGTTGTAAGATTATTAAGGTGGTGGTTGTCAGTTTAATATACAGTGTTGATGTTTGAAGGGTTGAAATCTTTAGTGATGTACAATAATGAATAGGAATGGTTGTTTTTACCAGTAGGAGTACAATTTTTGGctgtttagagcatccacaaccgtgctcttgccagcggcacggttgtgggcccgggcggtactattcatgcctgctctctggcaagagcacaacacccacaactgtgctcttccgcaaggacgagcacaattaatataaaattcaattacacaaaaacatttccataatattaaaattcatttaaaacccacaataaatattacaaatgacaaataaaattaaacattgcataattaaaatcctaaaaattaaaaattacataattaaaatcctaaaaattaaaattacataattaaaatcctaaaaattaaaaatgacactactcgttgccgaatttcgcccacatgtggttgattaggtcttcttgtagttgattgtggattcgagtatcgcgcattgtgtgtcttgtctcgatcctctggccaaccgtcgtatgctcgcctcggcgtaggggagacctcgctgttgagcttccggcttcgtcctcgtcgtagaagctagccgccctcggcccttcgtcggctataatcatgttgtgtaatataatacacgtgaacatgatgtcggcgatattattcacgtaccacagccgagccggggccttcacaatgttgaatcgagcttgaaggaccccgaaggctctttcgacatctttccgcgctgactcttgacgctgcgcaaaaagaacccgtctcgggtcgtgcgggttgtggagcgtcttcacgaacgtcgaccaccttgggtagataccatcggcgagatagtaacccatgcggtatatatttccgttgatggtgaagtcgatcgccggtgctacaccattcatcacatcattgaagagtggtgacgaatatagcacattcaagtcgttgttggatccagcaacgccgaaatatgcatgccaaatccataggcggtagtcggcgaccgcctcaaggataagcgttgggccgccgcctttgtgaccgctcaagtgttgccccctccaagcagtcggacaattcttccacctccaatgcatgcagtcaatgctgccaagcattccgggaaagccatggactgattcgtgaagacgaagcaaccgttggcaatcatcagtggtgggtgctcgaaggaattcatccccaaaagcagaacgaacgccctcgcaaaaattctttaaacataggattccagtggactcaccgatatgcaaatactcgtcgaacatgtcggccgtttgcccagtagcgagttgtcggatggcacacgtacacttctgcaacgccgtgatactttgccggccggctgcatctacacctgtttgaaagtattcaacacgtgcggacaatgtgttgacaattcgcattaacaagcgctttgacatgcgaaaacggcgcctgaagtaatctgccggaaaccgcggctggtcggcaaagtagtcggcaacgagcctttcgtgggctccctcccggtcacgatggatgtaccgtcgatttgatctggttcgttgaggaggaggagcaggggtattcgccgcgacatatgcttcgtaagcggcacgatgttgttcgtagtattcttgttcttcgcgttccgcttccgccataatatgggtgaaatccatttgagaatttgagtgggggatgaatgtgttgatagtttgtatgagaattatgaatgagagatgaatgagagatgatttgatgtgataaatggatgatgaatgtgt
Encoded here:
- the LOC121756499 gene encoding protein IQ-DOMAIN 14-like produces the protein MGKKGSWFSAIKRVFTNNSKEKRADGPDKKSSSKEKKKGKGILRHGDTKSFIPRFREPSSIEKILGEADQLLIRPPPTSSQLPKSPPALPVRPVSPRPASPEPTSHRASSPKSYSPRAPSPRVTSPKATPRETLSTGAVPPKAAPRETFSTGAAVSPKAAPRETFSTVAAVSPKAAPRETLSTGVSVSPKAASSKAAAPFKAAAPKSTQSRKEIRHVQKPEPTLRDQQLSATKIQAAYRGYLARRSFRALKGLVRLQVVVKGQNVRRQTVNAMKQMQLLVRVQTQIQSRRIQMLENQALQDHVYKSNKDAESTLSKWTLNQMSEAGQNEDWDDSRLTKEEVEARTRKRVEAVIKRERAMAYAYSNQLWKANPKSTPNSSGVRSNGFPWWWNWLERQLPQAGSSQSQAASRSISLTPSRAVSEFKPSPQLHPSSTRLGNLMFDNHESVTPRSSRSTVPVRAKYFQTTPGRSPLASSSSYTKFSKPKGGATNSAYDTPMKDDDSLVSCPPFSVPNYMTPTVSAKAKARAYSNPRERFPGTPGSSDSKRRFSFPLTPNAGSFKWNKGSNRDSASQVGTEKQEDARSIGDFSVNSTVSMPAGLVGRKPFNRFV